Proteins encoded in a region of the Haloarchaeobius salinus genome:
- a CDS encoding YcaO-like family protein, with translation MDVRIAGDGPAAEAVVAALADTDADPERVDPDGIAGADLAVVVAPTEDDALTTANEAADGPWLAVELGGVGGYPVAGVDAAVAGLAPGRGCFDCLRARVGSNASETDDGGVDRPTARLAGAVAGREAVAAVEDDHDPVGHIHELPHEDRQFLPVPGCCGRTDDELRRGDADVSLDEAVERAERTLDGRVGLVSDIGELESFPAPYYLATTAETSVYSDASAPGQAAGVADDWNAAFMKAVGEALERYSAAIYRNSDFEQAPPGMVDNGVSPDAVVRAEDAPAVDPESPIPWTTATDLATDEQVPIPAELVHFPPPAERYTSAITTGLGLGTSGADALVAGLTEVVERDATMLAWYSTFEPLELRVDDADYERLERRARAEDLETTALLVTQDVDVPVVAVAVHREDGDWPRFAVGSDAALDPVTAARSALAEALQNWMELRSMGRAGANEESGAIGRFADFPSAATDFLDSGGPIPASSVGPDDALAGGDAVDALVERVAEAGLTPYASRLTPADVETAGFEAVRVVVPGAQPLFTDDPAFGTRAETVPESLGFEARPNRQHHPYP, from the coding sequence CCGTCGTGGCCGCGCTGGCGGACACGGACGCCGACCCGGAGCGGGTCGACCCGGACGGCATCGCGGGCGCGGACCTCGCGGTCGTCGTCGCACCGACCGAGGACGACGCCCTCACGACGGCGAACGAGGCCGCAGACGGGCCGTGGCTGGCGGTCGAGCTGGGCGGCGTCGGCGGCTACCCGGTCGCGGGCGTCGACGCCGCGGTCGCCGGGCTCGCGCCGGGCCGGGGCTGTTTCGACTGCCTGCGTGCGAGGGTCGGCTCGAACGCGAGCGAGACCGACGACGGGGGCGTCGACCGGCCGACGGCACGGCTCGCCGGCGCGGTCGCCGGGCGGGAGGCGGTCGCCGCCGTCGAGGACGACCACGACCCCGTCGGACACATCCACGAACTGCCGCACGAGGACCGACAGTTCCTGCCGGTGCCGGGCTGCTGCGGACGGACCGACGACGAACTCCGGCGCGGCGACGCCGACGTGAGCCTCGACGAGGCGGTCGAACGGGCCGAACGCACCCTCGACGGGCGCGTCGGACTGGTCAGCGACATCGGCGAGCTGGAGTCGTTCCCCGCGCCGTACTATCTGGCGACGACGGCCGAAACATCGGTCTACTCGGACGCCAGCGCGCCGGGGCAGGCCGCGGGTGTCGCCGACGACTGGAACGCGGCGTTCATGAAGGCCGTCGGGGAGGCACTCGAACGCTACAGCGCGGCCATCTACCGAAACTCGGACTTCGAGCAGGCACCGCCGGGGATGGTCGACAACGGGGTCTCACCGGATGCGGTCGTCCGGGCGGAGGACGCGCCGGCGGTCGACCCCGAGTCACCGATTCCGTGGACGACGGCGACGGACCTCGCGACGGACGAACAGGTGCCCATCCCCGCGGAACTCGTCCACTTCCCGCCGCCGGCGGAGCGGTACACGTCGGCCATCACGACCGGGCTTGGACTGGGCACGTCCGGCGCAGACGCGCTGGTCGCCGGACTGACCGAGGTGGTCGAGCGCGACGCGACGATGCTCGCGTGGTACTCGACGTTCGAGCCGCTGGAGTTGCGGGTCGACGACGCGGACTACGAGCGGCTCGAACGCCGCGCCCGCGCCGAGGACCTGGAGACGACGGCACTGCTCGTCACGCAGGACGTGGACGTCCCCGTCGTCGCCGTGGCGGTCCACCGCGAGGACGGCGACTGGCCGCGGTTCGCTGTGGGCTCGGACGCCGCGCTCGACCCCGTGACTGCGGCCCGGTCCGCGCTCGCGGAGGCGCTCCAGAACTGGATGGAGCTGCGCTCGATGGGCCGCGCCGGCGCGAACGAGGAGTCCGGCGCTATCGGTCGGTTCGCCGACTTCCCGTCCGCTGCGACGGACTTCCTCGATTCGGGCGGGCCGATTCCGGCGAGCAGCGTCGGCCCGGACGACGCGCTGGCGGGTGGGGACGCGGTCGACGCACTGGTCGAGCGTGTGGCCGAGGCCGGGCTGACGCCCTACGCGAGCCGGCTGACGCCCGCGGACGTGGAGACGGCCGGCTTCGAGGCGGTCCGGGTCGTGGTGCCGGGCGCACAGCCGCTGTTCACGGACGACCCGGCGTTCGGGACCCGCGCCGAGACGGTACCGGAGTCGCTGGGGTTCGAGGCGCGACCGAACCGGCAGCACCACCCGTATCCCTGA
- a CDS encoding DUF63 family protein, translating to MSDFIDRIGIERAWVGAVGLLTAVFGLGSVLFPRAVYANFVWQYFWGPVYADAHNWNCVAWADGAQVQPQSCGSVPASLGPVAEPGYTVVSEIGYALILLLMLVGVGLLVKRLRITRYRALFYGLFPFMFFGGTLRVVEDVNDKARLAAGQSPIFDYPLNSLLISPVIYFTVFFVALAAVVAAVFLAENVVDREFEYPLFAIGSTLLAANLGYFAWAAATQPYVSFYPQVAIVVLVAATVVAGGVWYGIETLKPSINAGTGFMGVVVLWAHAIDGVANFVGLNLMPALTGQANLQGKHPVNRFIVDVAGQYLPAYLDAFPFLVVKMVAATFVLWVFDETVFDDSPRFTVMLLVAIVAVGLGPGTRDMVRATLYV from the coding sequence ATGAGCGACTTCATCGACCGTATCGGCATCGAACGGGCGTGGGTCGGCGCGGTCGGCCTGCTGACGGCCGTGTTCGGCCTCGGGTCGGTGCTGTTCCCGCGTGCGGTGTACGCGAACTTCGTCTGGCAGTACTTCTGGGGGCCGGTGTACGCCGACGCACACAACTGGAACTGCGTGGCCTGGGCCGACGGCGCGCAGGTCCAGCCACAGAGCTGTGGGTCGGTACCCGCGAGTCTCGGTCCCGTCGCCGAGCCGGGCTACACGGTCGTCTCCGAGATCGGCTACGCCCTCATCCTCCTGTTGATGCTCGTCGGCGTCGGCCTGCTGGTCAAGCGCCTGCGCATCACGCGCTACCGGGCGCTGTTCTACGGGCTGTTCCCGTTCATGTTCTTCGGCGGGACCCTCCGGGTCGTCGAGGACGTGAACGACAAGGCCCGGCTCGCGGCCGGCCAGTCACCGATCTTCGACTACCCGCTGAACAGCCTCCTCATCAGCCCGGTCATCTACTTCACCGTCTTCTTCGTCGCGCTGGCGGCGGTCGTCGCCGCGGTGTTCCTCGCCGAGAACGTCGTCGACAGGGAGTTCGAGTACCCGCTGTTCGCCATCGGCTCGACCCTGCTCGCCGCCAACCTGGGTTACTTCGCCTGGGCGGCGGCCACCCAGCCGTACGTCTCCTTCTACCCGCAGGTCGCCATCGTCGTCCTCGTCGCCGCGACGGTCGTCGCGGGCGGCGTCTGGTACGGCATCGAGACGCTCAAGCCGAGCATCAACGCCGGCACCGGCTTCATGGGCGTGGTCGTGCTCTGGGCGCACGCCATCGACGGCGTCGCGAACTTCGTCGGCCTGAACCTGATGCCGGCGCTCACCGGGCAGGCGAACCTCCAGGGCAAGCACCCCGTGAACCGGTTCATCGTCGACGTGGCAGGCCAGTACCTGCCCGCCTACCTCGACGCGTTCCCGTTCCTCGTCGTGAAGATGGTCGCCGCGACGTTCGTCCTCTGGGTGTTCGACGAGACGGTGTTCGACGACAGTCCGCGCTTCACCGTGATGCTCCTCGTCGCCATCGTCGCCGTCGGCCTCGGCCCCGGCACCCGCGACATGGTCCGTGCGACCCTGTACGTCTAG
- a CDS encoding Lrp/AsnC family transcriptional regulator: MELDETDRQILRILQENARTTFSEIARRIDMSSATVHDRVGRLEDAGVIQGYHAKLDPKAIDLGISAIIGLRVEQGREQDTLERLQAIEGVQEVHLTTGEWDVMGRVYAEDADALRELMFDRIAQMDGFARSQTMVILGTPHESEELPIAGE, encoded by the coding sequence ATGGAACTCGACGAGACGGACAGACAGATCCTCCGCATCCTCCAGGAGAACGCACGGACGACGTTCAGCGAGATCGCCCGTCGAATCGACATGTCGAGCGCGACGGTCCACGACCGCGTCGGCCGGCTGGAGGACGCCGGCGTCATCCAGGGCTACCACGCGAAGCTCGACCCGAAGGCCATCGACCTCGGCATCTCCGCCATCATCGGGCTGCGCGTCGAGCAGGGGCGCGAGCAGGACACGCTGGAGCGGTTGCAGGCGATTGAAGGGGTACAGGAGGTCCACCTGACGACCGGCGAGTGGGACGTGATGGGCCGGGTGTACGCCGAGGACGCCGACGCGCTCCGGGAGCTGATGTTCGACCGCATCGCCCAGATGGACGGCTTCGCGCGCTCGCAGACGATGGTCATCCTCGGGACACCCCACGAGTCCGAGGAGCTGCCCATCGCCGGGGAGTAG
- a CDS encoding zinc ribbon domain-containing protein, whose product MGFLDSVRGLFGTDERTFHYVCERCDTEFESTKSDMSAVACPDCRSTKIRAVSPA is encoded by the coding sequence ATGGGATTCCTAGATTCGGTCAGAGGCCTGTTCGGTACCGACGAACGAACGTTCCACTACGTCTGTGAACGGTGCGACACGGAGTTCGAGTCGACGAAGTCGGACATGTCCGCGGTGGCCTGTCCCGACTGCCGCTCGACGAAGATTCGGGCGGTCTCGCCGGCCTGA
- a CDS encoding inositol monophosphatase family protein produces the protein MTDYAVRARLVERAARSGAAVAEGHFRTGIAVEEKDGKTDVVTQADRDAQREVVSTIRDEFPEDAIVGEEDDELKEVPDSGPAWIIDPIDGTNNYVRGFSVWATSVAAVVDGEPVAAANVLPALDDVYVADDEHVVLNGDELAVSDVSDPERAVGCPTIWWPRDRRDEYATACREIVERFGDMRRVGCAQAALGMVASGGLEATITNVDANPWDTVAGVHMVRQAGGKVTDIDGDRWRHDSRGLVASNGAAHEEALAAARAIEDVRQV, from the coding sequence ATGACCGACTACGCAGTGCGCGCCCGGCTCGTCGAGCGCGCCGCACGTTCCGGGGCGGCCGTCGCCGAGGGCCACTTCCGGACCGGTATCGCCGTCGAGGAGAAGGACGGGAAGACGGACGTGGTGACCCAGGCCGACCGTGACGCCCAGCGCGAGGTCGTCTCGACCATCCGCGACGAGTTCCCGGAGGACGCCATCGTCGGCGAGGAGGACGACGAGCTGAAGGAGGTACCGGATTCGGGGCCAGCGTGGATCATCGACCCCATCGACGGGACGAACAACTACGTCCGCGGCTTCTCGGTGTGGGCGACGAGCGTCGCGGCGGTCGTCGACGGCGAACCGGTCGCGGCGGCGAACGTGCTGCCGGCGCTCGACGACGTGTACGTCGCGGACGACGAGCACGTGGTGCTGAACGGCGACGAGCTCGCCGTCAGCGACGTCTCGGACCCCGAGCGTGCGGTCGGCTGCCCGACCATCTGGTGGCCGCGGGACCGGCGCGACGAGTACGCGACGGCCTGCCGCGAGATCGTGGAACGGTTCGGCGACATGCGCCGCGTCGGCTGCGCGCAGGCCGCGCTCGGCATGGTCGCCTCGGGTGGACTGGAGGCCACCATCACGAACGTCGACGCGAACCCGTGGGATACCGTCGCGGGCGTCCACATGGTCCGGCAGGCCGGCGGAAAAGTGACCGACATCGACGGCGACCGCTGGCGGCACGACAGCCGTGGGCTGGTGGCGTCGAACGGTGCGGCCCACGAGGAGGCGCTGGCGGCGGCGCGGGCTATCGAGGACGTACGCCAGGTGTAG
- a CDS encoding DUF7344 domain-containing protein, which produces MARMDTTELNETFDLLTHPHRRYALYLLAEESEALSIGTLATAIATWEADRTGMDGPTEENAIEIGLHHSHLPKLEDAGIVTVAENEDSITLRRTDGLDRLLTDTARLDGYPPIVADE; this is translated from the coding sequence ATGGCAAGGATGGACACCACGGAACTGAACGAAACGTTCGACCTGCTGACGCATCCCCACCGGCGCTATGCCCTCTATCTCCTGGCGGAGGAATCGGAGGCGCTCTCTATCGGCACCCTCGCGACCGCTATCGCCACGTGGGAAGCCGACCGAACAGGGATGGACGGGCCGACCGAAGAGAACGCTATCGAGATCGGCCTTCACCACAGCCATCTTCCGAAACTCGAAGACGCTGGCATCGTCACGGTCGCCGAGAACGAGGATTCCATAACGCTCAGAAGAACGGATGGCCTGGACCGGTTGCTAACCGACACGGCACGTCTCGACGGCTATCCGCCAATCGTAGCTGACGAGTGA
- a CDS encoding Lrp/AsnC family transcriptional regulator gives MVDDPLNNLDRRILHLLQVDARGASDTDIAEETDVTGTTVNNRIEQLEEKGVILGYNPEINYEAAGYPMRVLFICSTDLSRRSEMAKEALEVRGVVNVREMLAGEENLHVEVVAEATSDVKESTEQLDELDLQIVTSNILAEEHAQPWNHFHQEIADDPDTPSDDDSEE, from the coding sequence ATGGTCGACGATCCACTCAACAATCTCGACCGCCGCATACTGCACCTGCTACAGGTGGATGCTCGCGGGGCAAGCGACACGGACATCGCCGAGGAGACCGACGTTACCGGGACGACGGTCAACAATCGGATCGAACAACTGGAGGAAAAGGGGGTCATCCTCGGGTACAATCCCGAGATCAACTACGAGGCGGCGGGGTATCCCATGCGCGTTCTGTTCATCTGTTCGACCGACCTCTCCCGACGGTCGGAGATGGCGAAAGAGGCCCTCGAAGTCCGTGGCGTCGTCAATGTGCGGGAGATGCTGGCCGGCGAGGAGAACCTCCACGTCGAGGTCGTGGCCGAAGCGACCTCCGACGTAAAGGAGAGCACCGAACAGTTGGACGAGCTGGACCTGCAGATCGTGACCAGCAACATCCTGGCGGAGGAACATGCCCAACCGTGGAATCACTTCCACCAGGAGATAGCCGACGACCCCGATACGCCCTCGGACGACGACTCCGAAGAGTAG
- a CDS encoding DUF309 domain-containing protein: MDEHTLDTGVAPPATGDPAGWRADRPESNGWEHGTLRRAVIHGVRLYNSGEYHESHDCFEDEWYNYGRGSTESKFLHAMVQVAAGAYKHFDFEDDDGMRSLFRTALQYFHGVPRDYYGVDVLDVRSTLTNALDDPEVLHGWQIALDGEHLTARDVDFEYAERLE; this comes from the coding sequence ATGGACGAACACACGCTGGACACCGGAGTCGCACCGCCCGCGACGGGCGACCCGGCGGGCTGGCGTGCGGACCGGCCGGAGTCCAACGGCTGGGAGCACGGCACGCTCCGGCGGGCCGTCATCCACGGGGTCCGGCTGTACAACAGCGGCGAGTACCACGAATCGCACGATTGCTTCGAGGACGAGTGGTACAACTACGGCCGCGGGTCCACGGAGTCGAAGTTCCTCCACGCGATGGTGCAGGTGGCAGCGGGCGCGTACAAGCACTTCGACTTCGAGGACGACGACGGGATGCGGAGCCTGTTCCGGACCGCGCTCCAGTACTTCCACGGCGTTCCGCGGGACTACTACGGCGTCGACGTACTCGACGTGCGCTCGACGCTCACGAACGCGCTGGACGACCCCGAAGTCCTGCACGGCTGGCAGATAGCGCTCGACGGCGAGCACCTGACCGCCCGCGACGTGGACTTCGAGTACGCCGAGCGGCTGGAGTGA